Proteins from a single region of Candidatus Scalindua japonica:
- the rpsB gene encoding 30S ribosomal protein S2 — translation MPIVNLQELVDAGFHFGHRTSRWNPKMKSFIFGKRNLIHIINLKETVRGLITAYKFLTKISSSKKEVLFVGTKWQAKDAIVAEAQRSNMHYVCERWLGGTLTNFETIRKRLKRLEELEELEENGSIHNYSKKIISSLTRERKKITKNLEGIKNMNKLPSVLVIVDPKKEHIAMKEAIKMGIPTICLTDTDCDPDLVDVCVPGNDDAIRAIRLFLNKTADAILEGQPSAKTEENSKVLQETT, via the coding sequence TTGCCAATAGTAAATCTTCAAGAATTAGTAGATGCCGGCTTTCATTTTGGACATAGAACCAGTCGATGGAATCCCAAGATGAAGTCTTTTATTTTTGGAAAGCGTAATCTGATCCATATAATAAACCTGAAGGAAACGGTCAGGGGCTTGATTACCGCTTATAAGTTTCTGACAAAGATTTCCAGTAGTAAAAAAGAGGTGCTCTTTGTAGGCACAAAATGGCAGGCAAAGGATGCTATTGTCGCCGAAGCTCAACGTTCAAATATGCATTATGTTTGCGAAAGATGGCTTGGTGGTACGTTAACAAATTTTGAGACAATTCGTAAACGGTTGAAAAGATTAGAAGAGCTTGAAGAGCTGGAAGAAAATGGTTCAATTCATAACTATAGTAAAAAAATAATATCTTCGCTCACTCGTGAGAGGAAAAAAATCACTAAAAACCTTGAAGGTATAAAGAATATGAATAAGTTGCCATCTGTGTTGGTTATTGTAGACCCAAAGAAAGAACACATAGCAATGAAAGAAGCTATAAAGATGGGGATACCAACAATTTGTCTGACGGACACAGACTGTGATCCTGATCTCGTAGATGTATGTGTGCCGGGAAACGATGATGCGATCAGGGCTATCAGGCTATTCCTAAACAAAACAGCAGATGCAATTTTAGAGGGACAACCTTCAGCAAAGACAGAAGAAAACAGCAAGGTATTACAAGAAACTACTTAA
- the tsf gene encoding translation elongation factor Ts produces MAIDASSVRELRDRTSAGFLDCKNALEEANGDFEKAGEILKKKGLAKAMKKGSRGTPEGRIGSYIHTNGKLGVLIEVNCETDFVAKNDVFADLLKDLCMHIAATDPMAVSRETVPQDVIDKERKTYSEEFKDKPDNVRDKIIDGKMESFFKEVCLIDQPFVKDNDRTIEDLLKSAITKLGENVKISRFARFAIGE; encoded by the coding sequence ATGGCTATTGATGCGTCAAGCGTAAGAGAATTAAGAGATAGAACGAGTGCAGGTTTTCTTGACTGTAAAAATGCACTTGAAGAAGCAAATGGAGATTTTGAAAAAGCAGGTGAAATCCTGAAAAAAAAAGGTTTGGCCAAAGCCATGAAGAAGGGATCACGCGGAACTCCAGAGGGCCGTATCGGTTCGTACATACACACTAACGGTAAATTAGGAGTTTTGATTGAGGTAAATTGTGAAACCGATTTTGTTGCCAAGAATGACGTTTTCGCAGATTTGCTGAAAGATCTTTGTATGCATATTGCGGCAACTGACCCGATGGCGGTAAGCAGGGAAACTGTTCCTCAGGATGTAATTGATAAAGAAAGAAAGACATACAGCGAAGAGTTTAAAGATAAACCTGACAATGTAAGAGATAAAATAATTGATGGCAAGATGGAAAGTTTTTTTAAAGAAGTTTGCCTGATTGATCAGCCTTTTGTAAAAGATAACGATCGGACAATAGAAGATTTGTTGAAAAGTGCAATTACAAAGCTTGGTGAAAACGTTAAGATTAGTCGTTTTGCAAGATTTGCGATTGGAGAATAG
- the pyrH gene encoding UMP kinase, translating to MENRIIAIKKHKRVLLKISGEGFCSESSSVIDIPKYDLIAEEINNARDAGVEIAVVVGGGNILRGSALSQSGVERTRADQLGMIATSINAIVLQDSLEKLKIPAKVLSAVEIQGIVESYTIHKCRNFLENGFVVILAGGTGSPFFTTDTAAALRAIEIGADVFLKGTKVDGVYTDDPVSNPKARKYEKLEYMDALSNKLDVMDSTAISLSMENKLPIVVFSFRKKNNISKAIIGHKIGTYVGNHNDVSRNTK from the coding sequence TTGGAGAATAGAATTATTGCGATAAAAAAGCATAAACGTGTTCTTTTAAAAATTAGTGGTGAGGGGTTTTGCTCTGAGAGCTCATCAGTAATAGATATTCCAAAGTACGATCTAATTGCAGAAGAAATTAACAATGCAAGGGATGCTGGAGTTGAAATTGCCGTAGTTGTAGGTGGAGGGAATATATTAAGAGGTTCAGCATTGAGCCAGTCAGGTGTCGAACGCACGCGTGCTGATCAGTTAGGAATGATCGCAACCAGCATTAATGCAATTGTCCTGCAGGACTCACTTGAAAAACTTAAAATACCGGCAAAAGTATTAAGTGCTGTTGAGATACAGGGTATCGTTGAGTCTTATACCATACATAAATGCCGGAACTTCCTTGAAAATGGTTTTGTTGTTATTCTTGCCGGTGGAACAGGCAGCCCTTTTTTTACAACTGATACAGCGGCTGCCTTGAGGGCAATAGAAATTGGTGCAGATGTTTTTCTTAAAGGAACTAAAGTCGACGGAGTATATACTGATGACCCTGTTTCAAATCCGAAAGCAAGGAAATATGAAAAATTAGAATATATGGATGCGCTGAGCAATAAGTTAGATGTGATGGATTCAACTGCTATATCTCTAAGTATGGAAAATAAACTCCCAATAGTCGTGTTCAGCTTTAGGAAGAAGAACAATATCAGTAAGGCTATAATCGGTCATAAAATAGGTACTTACGTAGGAAATCACAATGACGTCAGCAGAAATACAAAATGA
- the frr gene encoding ribosome recycling factor yields the protein MTSAEIQNETKRKMERSLELLKEEFKSIRTGRATPGLVENVKVSCYGSLTPIKQVANISAPEPQLIVISPYDPSIIKDIDKAISQSDLGLTTNTDGKIIRVPIPPLSGDRREKIVTQIKDMTETTKISVRNIRRDANKHIDKEEKDSVLTEDEAKKAKDQIQKFTHENEAKINELLKQKTDEILTI from the coding sequence ATGACGTCAGCAGAAATACAAAATGAAACTAAGAGAAAGATGGAGAGATCTCTTGAACTGTTAAAAGAAGAGTTTAAGAGTATCAGAACAGGCAGGGCGACACCAGGTCTTGTTGAAAATGTTAAAGTTAGTTGTTACGGTTCGTTAACTCCAATTAAACAAGTTGCAAATATTTCAGCGCCGGAACCGCAATTGATAGTCATCAGTCCTTATGATCCTTCAATTATAAAGGACATTGATAAAGCTATTTCACAATCCGACCTCGGATTAACAACAAATACTGATGGAAAGATTATCAGGGTTCCCATACCTCCTTTAAGTGGAGATCGGAGAGAAAAGATTGTGACTCAAATAAAGGATATGACTGAAACAACCAAAATTTCTGTCAGAAATATAAGGCGTGATGCAAATAAACACATTGATAAAGAGGAAAAGGATTCAGTATTAACTGAGGATGAAGCAAAAAAGGCAAAGGATCAGATACAGAAGTTTACGCACGAAAACGAAGCTAAAATAAATGAGCTTTTAAAGCAAAAAACAGATGAAATTTTAACAATATAA
- a CDS encoding thioredoxin family protein, whose amino-acid sequence MKKFFITSLLIVVAILFCSITEASNWKTDFEKASLDAKASDKYMLLDFSGSDWCGWCKRLEQEVFSQDAFKDFAEKNFVCVLVDFPRAKEQTKGLKQQNQDLADKYGIKGFPTIIILSPDGEPVAKTGYLQGGAREYARHLEKIIEEYKAK is encoded by the coding sequence ATGAAAAAATTCTTTATCACGAGTCTATTAATTGTGGTAGCAATTCTGTTCTGCTCAATAACAGAAGCGTCAAACTGGAAGACTGATTTTGAAAAAGCGTCGTTAGATGCCAAAGCCTCCGACAAGTACATGCTGCTTGACTTCAGTGGCTCTGATTGGTGTGGTTGGTGTAAAAGATTGGAACAAGAGGTATTTTCCCAGGACGCATTCAAGGATTTTGCTGAAAAGAACTTCGTGTGTGTTTTAGTTGATTTCCCACGTGCAAAAGAACAGACAAAGGGATTAAAGCAGCAAAATCAGGATTTGGCAGATAAATACGGAATAAAAGGGTTTCCGACTATAATTATTCTCAGTCCGGATGGCGAGCCTGTTGCCAAGACCGGATACTTGCAGGGGGGGGCCAGGGAATATGCCCGGCATTTAGAGAAAATCATAGAAGAATATAAGGCAAAATAA
- a CDS encoding PPC domain-containing DNA-binding protein has translation MAIIREVKAAKLLMGKLAHGADLLEEITKICVDHDIYLGRVEALGAVKKARLGYYNQHVQEYHFYDLNQTLEITTLTGNISIKDGVPVVHAHITLSDKDGHAYGGHLAPGTIIFACEVVIQVLNGPMFERGLDQETGLPLWKMNE, from the coding sequence ATGGCCATAATTCGTGAAGTAAAAGCAGCAAAATTATTAATGGGGAAGCTCGCTCATGGAGCAGATCTATTAGAAGAAATTACAAAAATATGTGTTGATCATGATATTTATCTGGGACGTGTTGAAGCGCTGGGAGCTGTCAAGAAAGCCAGGCTGGGATATTACAACCAGCATGTTCAAGAGTATCATTTCTATGACCTTAACCAAACGCTTGAGATTACTACTTTAACAGGAAATATCTCGATTAAGGATGGGGTACCTGTTGTTCATGCCCATATAACTCTCTCGGACAAGGACGGCCATGCTTATGGCGGTCATCTTGCTCCTGGAACTATAATATTTGCCTGTGAAGTTGTAATACAGGTTTTAAACGGACCAATGTTCGAAAGAGGATTAGACCAAGAAACAGGATTACCCTTATGGAAAATGAATGAATAA
- a CDS encoding cache domain-containing protein: protein MGKKITIAISIALLTFFLIVPFISYSSYKRAIKDNYFNHLITTRDLLKLQIWNYFNERYGDIDVLSRNPVIAKGFTRLSGAFHAYGLANQQFQKIKSIYQPLMEYYVSAYGYANIFFIDKEGSVIYSALREDFSGTDLFVGEFKEHRIANMFKIALEDVGFADYYWNDKINDYTAYFGAPIFEAESLLGVIVIEIPFAHLDTILTQRAGLGQTGEMYLVGDDGFMRSNSRFSVTPTILQKEVNTEATREAFEGYVGKKIIKDYRGVPVLSAYTPLNLNFINWALLVEIDEAEAFATIHSVENKLTILASIICAIIGGYIYFTYRAHKKEEEQDDLNAEEDEQEEQSVF from the coding sequence ATGGGAAAAAAGATAACAATAGCAATATCAATAGCACTTTTAACATTTTTTTTGATCGTACCCTTCATTAGTTACAGTTCTTATAAACGTGCTATCAAAGATAATTATTTCAACCACCTCATCACTACCAGAGATCTTCTGAAGCTTCAGATATGGAATTATTTTAACGAAAGATATGGTGATATAGACGTCCTCTCAAGGAATCCGGTTATAGCCAAAGGCTTTACCAGGCTATCCGGTGCTTTTCACGCTTATGGCCTTGCTAACCAGCAATTTCAAAAAATAAAAAGTATCTACCAGCCACTAATGGAATATTATGTATCTGCATATGGCTATGCCAATATATTTTTTATTGATAAAGAAGGAAGTGTGATTTATTCGGCACTTAGGGAGGATTTCAGCGGAACAGATCTGTTTGTCGGAGAGTTTAAAGAACACAGAATTGCTAATATGTTTAAGATAGCTTTGGAAGATGTAGGCTTTGCGGACTATTACTGGAATGATAAGATTAATGACTATACTGCCTATTTTGGCGCTCCTATATTTGAAGCTGAAAGTTTATTGGGTGTTATAGTTATCGAGATCCCGTTTGCCCATCTGGACACTATTTTGACACAAAGAGCCGGCCTTGGACAGACTGGTGAGATGTATCTTGTAGGTGACGATGGCTTTATGCGTTCTAATTCAAGATTTTCAGTAACACCGACAATACTTCAAAAAGAGGTGAATACAGAAGCAACCAGAGAGGCATTTGAGGGGTATGTTGGCAAGAAAATTATTAAAGATTATCGAGGAGTACCGGTATTAAGTGCATACACGCCGCTTAATCTTAATTTTATTAACTGGGCGTTACTGGTTGAAATTGATGAAGCAGAAGCGTTTGCCACCATCCACAGCGTTGAAAACAAACTTACAATACTCGCATCAATCATCTGTGCAATAATCGGTGGATATATATATTTTACATACAGAGCGCATAAAAAAGAAGAAGAACAGGATGATTTAAACGCTGAAGAAGATGAGCAAGAAGAACAATCCGTGTTTTAA
- a CDS encoding response regulator, with product MAQTIMIIDDDQVFHDLYAEMLEDTDYRLLHAYDGDEALSKLDEEKPDLFILDLLMDMMTGDTVLLYLKSMPECENIPIIVISGQSRRGYKNLKDVDPNLTFLDKTVSKEKLLQEIKAKIG from the coding sequence ATGGCTCAAACTATAATGATAATAGATGATGACCAGGTATTTCATGACCTATATGCTGAAATGCTGGAAGATACTGATTATAGACTCCTTCATGCCTATGATGGAGATGAAGCGTTGTCAAAATTGGATGAGGAGAAACCTGATTTGTTTATTCTTGATTTACTGATGGATATGATGACTGGTGATACAGTCCTCTTATATTTAAAGAGTATGCCTGAATGTGAAAATATTCCAATTATTGTCATCAGCGGCCAGTCCAGACGAGGCTATAAGAACTTAAAGGATGTGGATCCAAACCTTACATTTCTAGACAAAACTGTTTCAAAAGAGAAACTGCTTCAGGAGATCAAAGCCAAGATAGGTTAG
- a CDS encoding TonB-dependent receptor plug domain-containing protein, whose amino-acid sequence MQKIFFVVSIFTNSFLNISLAFSEEVSPEEVQDEIQTISILPNKTNKILEEIKWLQAEAVITIATKHKTFISKAPGIATVITSRQIKQMGSRTLIDVLKIVPGFSISMDETGESEIAVRGVLDDASQKINVLIDGHSINDVWRGGAMWNFNDLPVENIKKIEVIRGPGSALYGQNAFLAVVNIVTKDTEDIDGFQVTTSGGSFSTQNYNLLFGREYGDLKVSGFLDYFDTQGFSKKIEQDILFPNSFSKSPGQSQNRKEKTDLNLKLSYKNLEARVKYMKKRRKDYIGVNNALNDESVLRDTYIFSELTYKLSLGERLHIAPKVYYDQYNYDPFFEQRPDGFVDRVGRLHPDGMKGRLRFKQRTIGFDNQVNYKAFEGNELTFGFQYEWIHQGDIHYGANFNPATFAPLPLVTDFSADLPFTRRATRQIWALYLQDEWNITKDIDLTVGVRHDQFTRFGGTTNPRVGLIWRFIEDAHLKLLFATAFKAPSFQELFLMNNSVKVGNPDLDPEKINTFEVGVGYNVNSYLRASINYFFNRIRDKIIVDTGNPRQFQNSGGARIQGIEAELKADFGKDNYIFANYTFQDAEETRNRNRLPDVPVHSGNIGINIGFRKYINANMNTFISGPRPREDGDTRRDIPGQALVNLTLIGKNIVNNVEVRGSVFNLFDKSYDDPAPKNTVPTDYPQQGRSFIIELRYEF is encoded by the coding sequence ATGCAAAAGATATTTTTTGTTGTTTCCATATTTACTAACAGTTTCCTCAATATATCTCTGGCTTTTTCTGAAGAGGTTTCACCGGAAGAGGTACAAGATGAGATTCAGACAATCTCAATCCTGCCAAATAAGACAAATAAAATCCTGGAAGAGATAAAATGGCTCCAGGCAGAGGCCGTAATTACCATTGCGACAAAACATAAAACATTCATCAGTAAAGCTCCAGGTATAGCGACGGTAATAACCTCCAGGCAGATAAAACAGATGGGGTCCAGGACGTTGATAGATGTTTTGAAAATAGTACCCGGTTTCTCTATCTCTATGGACGAAACGGGCGAAAGCGAGATTGCCGTAAGAGGGGTTCTGGACGATGCTTCACAAAAGATTAATGTCTTAATAGATGGACACTCTATCAATGACGTCTGGAGGGGTGGAGCTATGTGGAATTTCAATGACCTTCCGGTTGAAAACATAAAAAAGATAGAGGTCATCAGGGGACCCGGTTCAGCCCTGTATGGACAAAACGCCTTCCTTGCCGTTGTCAACATTGTTACAAAAGACACTGAAGATATAGACGGTTTTCAGGTAACCACAAGCGGTGGGTCTTTCAGTACTCAAAATTATAACTTACTGTTCGGCAGGGAATACGGTGATCTGAAGGTTTCAGGATTTCTTGATTATTTCGATACTCAAGGTTTCAGCAAGAAGATCGAACAGGATATTCTCTTCCCGAATTCATTCTCAAAAAGTCCCGGACAATCACAGAACAGGAAGGAAAAGACAGACCTTAACCTGAAATTGTCATACAAAAACCTGGAAGCCAGGGTTAAGTATATGAAGAAAAGGAGAAAGGACTATATCGGTGTCAATAATGCTCTCAATGATGAATCTGTCCTGAGGGACACCTATATATTTTCTGAGCTTACTTATAAGTTATCACTTGGGGAGAGGTTGCATATAGCCCCCAAAGTGTATTATGACCAGTACAACTATGATCCTTTTTTTGAACAGAGGCCTGACGGGTTTGTAGACAGAGTTGGTCGTCTCCATCCTGATGGTATGAAAGGGAGGTTGCGGTTCAAGCAGAGGACTATTGGTTTTGATAATCAGGTTAACTATAAAGCGTTTGAAGGGAATGAACTGACATTTGGTTTCCAGTACGAATGGATTCACCAGGGTGATATACATTACGGGGCAAATTTTAATCCTGCAACATTTGCGCCGCTTCCATTAGTTACTGATTTCAGCGCTGACCTTCCTTTTACAAGAAGAGCAACAAGGCAGATATGGGCGCTTTATCTTCAGGATGAGTGGAACATTACAAAAGATATTGATTTGACTGTTGGAGTGAGACATGATCAGTTTACGAGGTTTGGAGGCACGACTAATCCAAGGGTGGGGTTGATATGGAGGTTTATTGAGGACGCGCACTTGAAGCTGTTGTTTGCCACTGCATTTAAGGCTCCCAGCTTTCAGGAGTTGTTTCTTATGAATAATAGTGTCAAAGTTGGTAACCCTGATCTTGACCCTGAGAAGATTAACACCTTTGAGGTTGGAGTGGGTTACAATGTTAACAGTTATTTAAGGGCCAGCATAAATTACTTTTTTAATCGAATAAGAGACAAGATTATCGTGGACACGGGTAATCCCAGGCAATTTCAAAACAGTGGAGGTGCCAGGATACAAGGGATAGAAGCGGAGCTGAAAGCAGATTTTGGAAAAGACAATTATATCTTTGCCAATTACACCTTTCAGGATGCAGAAGAGACGAGGAACAGGAACCGTTTACCGGATGTGCCGGTACATAGTGGTAATATTGGTATAAATATTGGATTCAGGAAATATATCAATGCTAACATGAATACATTTATCAGTGGGCCACGACCGAGAGAAGATGGAGATACCAGACGGGATATTCCCGGGCAAGCGCTGGTAAATTTAACGCTTATTGGAAAAAATATTGTAAACAATGTTGAAGTAAGGGGATCAGTATTTAATCTTTTTGACAAAAGTTATGATGATCCTGCACCAAAAAATACAGTTCCTACCGATTATCCCCAACAGGGTAGGTCATTTATTATTGAGCTACGATATGAGTTTTAG
- a CDS encoding PhnD/SsuA/transferrin family substrate-binding protein, whose protein sequence is MMKSFNKYLQRIAVCLLSCVILLISTSIFANSPCTIYFYNPETNINNFASLKVEFDKYLSSYGSFQFQPFSDSKSFEKFIAGRDDGVFLMSSWHFCQLKRKFPIDIQARLVGISKGKSTHEKILTSNNNIINIDLLKGKTVASSSNEDYTKNILIQMLGEEKRDIIDSIEILTVPKDIDALMAVGYGMADSALTTESSLAKLAAINPKQCDFLRTLARSKEILLPIVAVPEQSDENIELLLTIIEKMEAVLDGKKKLRMLGMDGWKRLGKLERKYLGE, encoded by the coding sequence ATGATGAAAAGTTTTAATAAATATCTACAACGTATCGCTGTCTGCTTGCTGTCTTGCGTCATATTGTTGATATCTACTTCAATATTTGCCAACAGTCCGTGTACAATCTACTTCTACAATCCGGAAACTAATATCAATAATTTTGCATCTCTCAAGGTCGAGTTTGACAAATATCTATCAAGCTATGGCTCTTTTCAGTTTCAACCATTCAGTGATAGTAAATCTTTTGAAAAATTTATAGCAGGAAGAGATGATGGTGTCTTTCTCATGTCCAGTTGGCACTTTTGTCAACTAAAAAGAAAATTTCCCATAGATATACAAGCCAGGCTTGTTGGCATTTCAAAGGGGAAGTCAACTCATGAAAAAATCTTAACTTCAAACAATAATATTATAAATATTGATTTATTGAAGGGTAAGACTGTTGCTTCTTCAAGCAATGAGGATTACACAAAAAATATTCTTATCCAAATGCTGGGAGAAGAAAAAAGAGATATCATTGATTCAATAGAGATATTAACCGTACCTAAGGATATTGATGCTTTGATGGCTGTTGGTTATGGAATGGCTGACTCTGCACTAACGACGGAGAGCAGCCTGGCTAAGCTGGCGGCAATTAATCCCAAACAATGTGACTTTCTGAGAACGTTGGCAAGAAGCAAGGAAATATTACTTCCAATAGTAGCGGTTCCGGAACAATCTGATGAAAATATTGAGTTGTTGTTAACAATTATTGAAAAGATGGAAGCGGTACTGGATGGTAAAAAGAAATTAAGAATGCTTGGAATGGACGGGTGGAAAAGATTGGGAAAATTAGAAAGGAAATATCTGGGAGAATGA
- a CDS encoding ABC transporter substrate-binding protein: MMNGSFKKIANGLRTNILCKRGIYCSVLLMLFIYTFLPFFVSNTLHAREGKGIIILNSDMSIYKYSLAQSELKSKITNLKGEIDLGSKWIDEKKIKKTIFEINPDVIYCIGSKAYQMAYKLAGEKNIVFSLVINWRRHPINKSTYGVSNELLQGIQLMMYRYFFQDLSKIGILYSDTYNKEWFDDAVESAKDVGISIIGKSISKPEKINSALNKLLPKVDALWLIPDPIVISDIESVNKLFIQCQAAGKPIYTYEKAFADLGATLIMSADITTTIRQSAGMVSSIIEGRKIEEKVQNPAGSYIILNMKKVEEYGLNLNIDALDSVNEIVR; this comes from the coding sequence ATGATGAACGGATCTTTCAAAAAAATAGCAAACGGATTGAGAACAAATATTCTTTGTAAAAGGGGGATATATTGTTCCGTATTGCTAATGCTTTTTATTTATACATTCTTGCCATTTTTCGTGTCAAATACTCTGCATGCCAGGGAAGGTAAGGGCATTATAATCCTTAACTCTGACATGTCTATCTACAAATACTCTCTGGCACAATCAGAACTAAAATCAAAAATAACTAATCTGAAAGGTGAAATTGACCTGGGTAGTAAGTGGATAGATGAAAAAAAAATAAAGAAAACGATCTTTGAAATAAACCCTGATGTAATCTATTGTATCGGATCGAAGGCCTATCAGATGGCTTACAAACTTGCAGGAGAAAAGAATATAGTTTTTTCTCTGGTGATTAACTGGCGTCGCCATCCCATAAATAAGTCAACTTACGGTGTTTCAAATGAACTTCTTCAAGGTATACAGTTGATGATGTACCGTTACTTCTTTCAAGATCTAAGCAAAATAGGGATATTGTATAGCGACACATATAATAAGGAATGGTTTGATGATGCCGTTGAGAGTGCAAAAGATGTAGGGATAAGTATTATTGGTAAATCTATCAGCAAACCTGAAAAAATTAATTCGGCTTTGAATAAATTATTACCGAAAGTAGATGCGCTCTGGTTAATTCCTGATCCAATTGTAATTAGCGATATAGAATCAGTAAATAAACTATTTATACAATGCCAGGCTGCTGGGAAGCCAATTTACACTTATGAAAAAGCCTTTGCCGATCTGGGCGCTACTCTAATTATGTCTGCTGATATTACTACTACGATCAGACAATCTGCTGGAATGGTTTCCAGTATAATAGAAGGTAGGAAAATTGAAGAAAAGGTACAAAATCCAGCCGGTTCTTATATTATTTTAAATATGAAAAAGGTAGAAGAGTACGGATTAAACTTAAATATAGACGCTTTAGATTCGGTAAATGAAATTGTTAGATAA